Proteins encoded together in one Amblyomma americanum isolate KBUSLIRL-KWMA chromosome 1, ASM5285725v1, whole genome shotgun sequence window:
- the LOC144105027 gene encoding uncharacterized protein LOC144105027, giving the protein MPPADWHGTLAGYAVKLGSAFRTCHPEADVTAFTHVQTFDTWQENDSTIDTAYCVLVTTTVLCGPEVLQSAAAVAEVRTPAFRPPDVSNAAFTATGEDFFTVSWERPGGSFDYYWMVVKDSDSALDGSENQRVGSCASGALLRPQQTHITCHHVKSCTNASLTIYTHVNGPPERTSQGVTVHEIFIQGKGML; this is encoded by the exons ATGCCTCCTGCAGATTGGCACGGCACTCTGGCAGGCTACGCGGTAAAGCTCGGCAGCGCCTTTCGCACGTGTCATCCGGAAGCAGACGTCACTGCTTTCACACACGTCCAGACATTTGACACGTGGCAAGAAAATGACAGCACTATAGATACCGCGTACTGTGTTTTGGTCACCACTACCGTACTTTGCGGGCCAGAAGTTCTCCAGAGCGCCGCCGCCGTAGCTGAAGTTCGAACACCTGCATTTC GTCCTCCAGACGTGAGCAACGCTGCATTTACAGCCACGGGCGAAGATTTCTTTACTGTCAGTTGGGAACGGCCCGGGGGCTCGTTCGATTACTACTGGATGGTGGTCAAGGACAGCGACAGTGCACTTGATGGCTCCGAAAACCAACGTGTAGGTTCATGCGCAAGTGGAGCACTCCTTCGACCACAGCAGACGCACATCACTTGCCATCACGTGAAGAGCTGCACTAACGCCAGCCTGACCATTTACACGCACGTCAACGGTCCTCCAGAACGTACTTCCCAGGGGGTCACCGTGCATGAAATATTTATACAAGGAAAAGGTATGCTGTAG